One part of the Nitrosophilus kaiyonis genome encodes these proteins:
- a CDS encoding methionine adenosyltransferase domain-containing protein translates to MADKILFTSESVSPGHSDKVADIISDAIVDAYLSKDKNSRVACETMIAGNKVILGGEINSSITLSDDEIKKIVINTIRQIGYSEDYPFPKEDSLKLPYIDVEINLRPQSPEIAEGVDKWKRALAKSEPYNESSGYKKPVYANEEMYDPFYYLRKSEEEYRISVGIEKGGGAIGAGDQGIMFGYAEDNEDTEYLPVSIYLARSLAKYFYELDRKDKRYRIFGIDIKTQVTVVQDSQTGEVTGIDAIVVSIPTLFKEINKPAIEKIIVESGIFNKYDLKKAKIFINPAGSYIKHSPLYDCGLTGRKLIVDSYGGAARIGGGAQSGKDYTKVDRSAMYMARWIAKHIVKAGLAKRAEVQLSYAIGVSQPISFTLYTFGTESVDRKRIEEFILDNIDMSPEGIIKKFHLDDPKKVKYIETAKFGQVGNPKFPWEIFDDEFLEKLEQLREYKTELKSLDDLEREYPDVYAELMAGVTFHQSPEYTKKRMKEIEKSKKR, encoded by the coding sequence ATGGCCGATAAAATTTTATTTACAAGCGAAAGTGTAAGTCCTGGACATTCAGATAAAGTAGCAGATATTATTTCTGATGCTATTGTTGATGCATATCTATCAAAAGATAAAAACAGCAGAGTGGCATGTGAGACTATGATTGCTGGAAACAAAGTAATTCTAGGAGGAGAAATAAATTCTAGTATAACTTTATCAGATGATGAAATAAAAAAAATTGTAATTAATACAATACGACAAATTGGTTATTCAGAAGATTATCCTTTTCCCAAAGAAGATTCTTTAAAGCTTCCTTATATAGATGTAGAGATAAATCTTAGGCCACAAAGTCCTGAGATTGCAGAAGGTGTTGATAAGTGGAAAAGAGCTTTAGCTAAAAGTGAGCCATACAATGAATCCTCTGGTTATAAAAAACCTGTATATGCAAATGAAGAGATGTATGATCCTTTTTATTATCTGCGCAAAAGTGAAGAGGAATATAGGATTTCAGTTGGTATAGAAAAAGGAGGTGGGGCAATTGGAGCAGGAGATCAAGGCATCATGTTTGGATATGCTGAAGATAATGAAGATACTGAGTATTTGCCAGTTTCTATATATTTAGCAAGAAGCCTTGCTAAATATTTTTATGAGCTGGATAGAAAAGATAAAAGATATAGAATATTTGGTATTGATATAAAAACACAAGTTACAGTTGTGCAGGATAGTCAAACTGGAGAAGTTACAGGAATAGATGCAATTGTAGTATCAATTCCAACACTGTTTAAAGAAATCAATAAACCAGCTATTGAAAAAATAATAGTTGAATCTGGAATATTTAATAAATATGATTTAAAAAAGGCAAAAATATTTATAAATCCTGCAGGAAGTTATATTAAGCATTCACCGCTTTATGATTGCGGATTAACAGGAAGAAAACTTATTGTAGATAGTTATGGGGGAGCTGCAAGAATAGGTGGAGGCGCTCAAAGCGGTAAAGATTATACAAAAGTTGATAGAAGTGCAATGTATATGGCAAGATGGATAGCAAAACATATTGTAAAAGCAGGACTGGCAAAAAGAGCAGAAGTTCAATTATCATATGCTATTGGAGTATCTCAGCCAATCTCTTTTACTCTTTATACATTTGGAACAGAGAGTGTAGATAGAAAAAGAATAGAAGAGTTTATTTTAGATAATATAGATATGTCTCCAGAAGGAATAATTAAAAAGTTTCATTTAGATGATCCAAAGAAAGTAAAATATATTGAGACTGCAAAGTTTGGACAAGTGGGAAATCCCAAATTTCCATGGGAGATATTTGATGATGAGTTTTTGGAAAAGTTAGAGCAATTAAGAGAGTATAAGACAGAATTGAAGTCACTAGACGACTTAGAAAGGGAATATCCAGATGTATATGCGGAATTGATGGCAGGTGTTACCTTTCATCAATCGCCAGAATATACAAAGAAACGGATGAAGGAGATAGAAAAATCAAAAAAAAGATAG
- a CDS encoding N-6 DNA methylase, with amino-acid sequence MKSLYDIALLLKKYLGSSLHALLYTLELAIIKKYLPQIIDDLKKEKDKKKLSVILNKGYYELNLPHKITEIEENFPIDKIVKYLIDAKIDFKNIQEFIEKFTIEKKSNDIYKYSTPIELKKLMVDILDIKENETIYNPAFGIGGFFLNISKSNKNVSIYGEDYEGINRVIAGLTAQLAGIKKCNLKVGNVITNSYWCNKNECKKFDKVICNPPVNAPFSPDIIKDDFRFRYFGIPSLNASEFLFVEHILSTMKKKAVILIRESLLQRGSKEAKIRTKIAYEGLIEAIVLLPKGIIPYIKENLALCILSRNNKEIFFVDANRPYFIKRVGKRNTIYRIDELKDIVLNRYKKDFTLNVPINKISPLSLSPSYYLKDKKSDEEIYLKDIADSIYRVQRVSNYKKDFLKYCEIGLKDIPKYNYIIECNNIRKGDKKKVLKFALKKNDILIPLRKGANVIGIVGKTDKLLIPNSGIMVIRLKNIYDAYGLYLYLQSEKGKKELQKLYDEAPNKALNKDLLETLIIPKYIFTNAKEKFEKIKRYQEKIEILKKQINLCLN; translated from the coding sequence ATGAAAAGTTTATATGATATAGCTTTATTATTAAAAAAATATCTAGGGTCTAGCTTACATGCTCTTTTATATACATTAGAGCTTGCAATAATAAAAAAGTATTTGCCCCAAATTATTGATGATTTAAAAAAAGAAAAAGATAAAAAGAAGCTATCAGTAATATTAAATAAAGGATATTATGAGTTAAATCTGCCTCATAAAATAACTGAGATAGAAGAAAATTTTCCTATAGATAAAATAGTAAAATATTTAATAGATGCAAAAATAGATTTTAAAAATATACAAGAGTTTATAGAAAAATTTACAATTGAGAAAAAATCAAACGATATTTACAAATATTCTACTCCTATTGAATTAAAAAAGTTAATGGTTGATATACTTGATATAAAAGAGAATGAAACTATTTATAATCCTGCATTTGGTATAGGAGGATTTTTTTTAAATATATCTAAATCAAATAAAAATGTTTCAATATATGGCGAAGATTATGAAGGTATAAATAGAGTAATTGCAGGTCTTACCGCTCAGCTGGCAGGTATTAAAAAATGCAATTTAAAAGTAGGCAATGTTATTACAAATTCATATTGGTGCAATAAAAATGAATGTAAAAAGTTTGATAAGGTAATATGCAACCCTCCAGTTAATGCTCCATTTTCTCCAGATATAATAAAAGATGATTTTAGATTTAGATACTTTGGTATTCCTTCACTAAATGCTTCTGAATTTCTTTTTGTTGAGCATATTTTATCAACAATGAAGAAAAAAGCTGTTATTTTAATTAGAGAATCTTTACTGCAAAGAGGCTCTAAAGAAGCAAAAATAAGAACAAAAATAGCATATGAAGGATTAATTGAAGCAATTGTTCTACTTCCAAAAGGAATTATCCCTTATATAAAAGAGAATTTAGCATTATGTATTTTGTCAAGAAATAATAAAGAGATATTTTTTGTAGATGCAAACAGACCATATTTTATTAAAAGAGTAGGAAAAAGAAATACAATTTATAGAATAGATGAATTAAAAGATATTGTTTTAAACAGATATAAAAAAGATTTCACTTTAAATGTTCCTATTAATAAAATATCTCCGCTATCTTTATCTCCTTCATATTATTTAAAAGATAAAAAAAGTGATGAAGAAATATATTTAAAAGATATAGCAGATTCAATATATAGAGTCCAAAGAGTTTCAAATTATAAAAAAGATTTTTTAAAATATTGTGAAATTGGTTTAAAAGATATTCCTAAATATAACTATATCATAGAATGCAACAATATTAGAAAAGGAGATAAAAAGAAGGTATTAAAATTTGCATTGAAAAAAAATGATATTTTAATTCCTTTAAGAAAAGGGGCAAATGTTATAGGGATTGTAGGTAAAACAGATAAATTATTGATTCCAAATTCTGGAATTATGGTTATAAGGTTAAAAAATATATATGATGCTTATGGTTTGTATCTGTATCTGCAATCAGAAAAAGGGAAAAAAGAGCTTCAAAAACTGTATGATGAAGCTCCAAATAAAGCATTAAATAAAGATCTGCTAGAGACTCTGATTATTCCAAAATATATATTTACCAATGCAAAAGAGAAGTTTGAGAAAATAAAAAGATACCAAGAAAAAATAGAGATACTGAAAAAGCAAATAAATTTATGTCTGAATTGA
- a CDS encoding UvrD-helicase domain-containing protein has translation MNFTLQIGIVNKILTRYSKISVDDNYLTMVPIKSGSIKRYPIKEIRKVFPIGNIWGFWNEIKIELNNERIIKIEWLAKDDARKLYNALTSVLSQKYLEENIHIAKNLFNQIFQEIDNKYLQQKKLEDKKKLILQKLPEINHINELPKSLSNSSIFENLFQIVHNSERYRREHNKNFIDKELITYKKYFDSIEKNRLTKNQRLAVITNEENNLVIAGAGSGKTSVIVAKIGYLIQKYNFKPNEILVMAFNNKASEELKERVKKRLNLDNMSISTFHSLGMNIITKVEDVKPSVAKWAEDDSLKAKVIEEIIKYLLKTNNGFYKNFMSFFYRPFANYISKYEFKSENEYQNYLKNNDIVTLNNEKVKSYEECEIANFLYLNQIKYIYEYSYKFNTANRQYRQYRPDFYLPEYDIYIEHFGIDENNNPAPYIDKEKYIKGIEWKRKIHQKYNTIMIETYSYEKKYNQLLKNLYNKLKNYNVKFKPISFKQALKTLNKRGLVNELSKNIATFITHYKSSHIGKNELEKRAKNDDRLKAFIKIIFLIMEQYEEKNKRENVIDFEDMINKAVEYVESGKYISTYRAILVDEFQDISVARAKLVKALKNKTDTIFTAVGDDWQAINRYAGGDISIFYNFLDFFGNTEKITLDCTFRFNNKINEVAQKFIQKNPYQIKKNIQTIKKTDKPKIFIWWFDDIENSESNISFILDNIEIDKYKSCLILGRNKYSYNVNLSDIKKKYQHIKFRPMSVHKAKGLESDIVIINRVIHDILGFPSMISNDPIVTLAMSNIEDYPFAEERRLFYVALTRAKDEVHIVTNKNNPSIFIKEFLNDHYEVENKYLNNEKVLLCPKCGGILVKRKNRHGEIFYGCENFKSHRCTYTTSIPEQFQKKKNKKTVKNNVTSNETRSNLNQKSIDNELKLKLFDLKEKITKELSLDKSTLLSDEMIDIFIEKKPIKRSDFFKIPLKLREKINYKEAKYLEEIFEVIKITKNS, from the coding sequence ATGAATTTTACTTTACAAATAGGAATTGTAAATAAAATACTTACTCGTTATTCAAAAATATCTGTAGATGATAACTATCTTACTATGGTACCTATTAAATCTGGAAGTATTAAAAGATATCCTATAAAAGAAATAAGAAAAGTATTTCCAATAGGTAACATCTGGGGTTTTTGGAATGAAATAAAAATAGAGCTAAATAATGAAAGAATAATTAAGATTGAATGGTTAGCAAAAGATGATGCGAGAAAACTATATAATGCTCTGACATCAGTTTTATCTCAAAAATATCTTGAAGAAAATATTCATATAGCAAAAAATTTATTCAATCAAATATTTCAAGAAATAGATAATAAATACTTACAACAGAAAAAACTAGAAGATAAAAAAAAATTAATATTACAAAAATTGCCAGAGATAAACCACATAAATGAACTACCAAAATCTTTATCTAATAGTTCAATTTTTGAAAATTTATTTCAAATTGTTCATAATAGTGAAAGATATAGAAGAGAGCATAATAAAAACTTCATAGATAAAGAACTAATCACTTATAAAAAATACTTTGATTCTATAGAGAAAAACCGTTTAACTAAGAATCAGAGATTAGCAGTTATTACAAACGAAGAAAATAACCTTGTTATTGCTGGAGCAGGATCTGGAAAAACTAGTGTAATAGTTGCAAAAATAGGCTATTTAATTCAAAAATATAATTTCAAACCAAATGAAATACTTGTAATGGCTTTTAATAATAAAGCATCGGAAGAATTAAAAGAAAGAGTGAAAAAAAGATTAAATTTGGACAATATGTCAATTTCTACATTTCATTCACTTGGTATGAATATAATTACTAAAGTTGAAGATGTGAAACCTTCAGTTGCAAAATGGGCAGAAGATGACTCTTTAAAAGCAAAAGTAATTGAAGAAATTATTAAATATTTATTAAAAACAAATAATGGGTTTTATAAAAATTTTATGAGCTTTTTTTATAGGCCTTTTGCAAACTATATCAGTAAATATGAATTTAAATCAGAAAATGAATATCAAAACTATCTAAAAAATAATGATATCGTTACATTGAATAATGAAAAAGTTAAAAGCTATGAAGAGTGCGAAATAGCGAATTTTCTTTATCTTAATCAAATTAAATACATTTATGAATATTCTTATAAATTTAATACTGCTAATAGACAATATAGACAATATAGACCAGATTTCTATCTTCCTGAATATGATATTTATATAGAACATTTTGGTATTGATGAAAATAATAATCCAGCCCCTTATATCGATAAAGAAAAATATATCAAAGGAATTGAATGGAAAAGAAAAATACACCAAAAATATAATACTATTATGATAGAAACATACAGTTATGAAAAGAAATATAATCAGCTTCTAAAGAACTTATATAATAAATTGAAAAACTACAATGTAAAATTTAAACCAATTAGCTTTAAACAGGCACTCAAAACTCTCAATAAAAGAGGATTAGTAAATGAACTATCAAAAAACATAGCGACTTTCATAACACATTATAAATCTTCGCATATTGGGAAAAATGAATTGGAAAAAAGAGCAAAAAACGATGATAGGCTCAAAGCTTTTATAAAAATAATCTTCCTTATAATGGAACAGTATGAAGAAAAAAACAAAAGAGAAAATGTTATAGATTTTGAGGATATGATTAACAAGGCAGTAGAGTATGTAGAATCTGGAAAATACATATCAACATACAGAGCTATACTTGTTGACGAATTTCAGGATATTTCTGTAGCAAGAGCGAAACTAGTTAAAGCATTAAAAAACAAGACAGACACTATATTTACAGCAGTTGGAGATGATTGGCAAGCAATAAATAGATATGCTGGAGGTGATATTTCCATTTTTTACAATTTTTTAGACTTTTTTGGCAATACTGAAAAAATCACTTTAGACTGTACTTTTCGATTCAATAATAAAATTAATGAGGTAGCACAAAAATTTATACAAAAAAATCCTTATCAAATAAAAAAGAACATTCAAACAATAAAAAAAACAGATAAACCCAAAATTTTTATCTGGTGGTTTGATGATATCGAAAATTCAGAAAGCAATATATCGTTTATTTTAGATAATATTGAAATTGATAAATATAAAAGCTGTTTGATATTAGGAAGAAATAAATACTCTTATAATGTTAATTTATCTGACATTAAAAAAAAATACCAACATATCAAATTCAGACCAATGTCTGTTCATAAAGCTAAAGGTTTAGAGTCAGATATTGTAATTATAAATAGAGTTATTCATGATATATTAGGTTTTCCTTCTATGATAAGCAATGACCCAATTGTTACACTTGCAATGTCTAATATAGAAGATTATCCGTTTGCAGAAGAGAGAAGACTTTTTTATGTGGCTCTCACAAGGGCAAAAGATGAAGTACATATTGTTACTAACAAGAATAACCCATCTATTTTTATTAAAGAGTTTCTAAATGACCATTATGAAGTAGAAAATAAGTATTTAAATAATGAAAAAGTTTTATTATGTCCTAAATGCGGTGGAATATTAGTTAAAAGAAAAAACAGACACGGAGAGATTTTTTATGGCTGTGAAAATTTTAAAAGTCATAGGTGTACATATACTACATCCATTCCAGAACAATTTCAAAAAAAGAAAAATAAAAAAACTGTTAAAAACAATGTAACCAGTAATGAAACAAGAAGTAATTTAAATCAAAAATCCATAGATAATGAATTAAAATTGAAATTGTTTGATTTAAAAGAAAAAATTACAAAAGAATTATCATTAGATAAAAGTACGCTTTTATCTGATGAAATGATAGATATTTTTATTGAGAAAAAACCTATAAAAAGATCTGATTTTTTTAAAATACCTTTAAAGCTTAGAGAAAAAATTAATTACAAAGAAGCAAAATATTTGGAAGAAATTTTCGAAGTAATAAAAATTACTAAAAACTCTTGA